From a region of the Panicum virgatum strain AP13 chromosome 2K, P.virgatum_v5, whole genome shotgun sequence genome:
- the LOC120696015 gene encoding senescence-specific cysteine protease SAG39-like, which translates to MAISKTAFLFAILGCIFLCSSVLAARELSDAAMVERHKRWMAEYGRVYKDSAEKAQRFEVFKDNVAFIESFNAGNTKFWLAVNQFADLTNDEFKATKVNKGLKPISTSVPTGFKYENMSANELPTAVDWRTKGAVTPIKNQGQCGCCWAFSAVAAMEGIVKLSTGNLISLSEQELVDCDIHSMDEGCEGGWMDSAFEFVIKNGGLTSESSYPYKAVDGKCKGGSKSAATIKGYEDVPANNEAALMKAVANQPVSVAVDAGDRTFQFYSGGVMTGSCGTELDHGIAAIGYGVESDGTKYWLLKNSWGTTWGEKGFLRMEKDISDKQGMCGLAMKPSYPTE; encoded by the exons ATGGCCATCTCCAAGACGGCTTTCCTCTTTGCCATCCTTGGTTGCATCTTCTTGTGTAGTTCTGTCCTAGCGGCTCGTGAGCTGAGCGATGCAGCCATGGTGGAGAGACACAAGAGGTGGATGGCAGAGTATGGCCGTGTCTACAAGGACTCAGCTGAGAAGGCGCAGCGGTTTGAGGTGTTCAAGGATAACGTTGCGTTCATTGAGTCGTTCAATGCTGGGAACACCAAGTTCTGGCTTGCTGTCAACCAGTTTGCTGACCTCACCAACGATGAGTTCAAAGCCACCAAAGTGAACAAAGGTTTGAAACCAATCTCGACAAGTGTTCCAACTGGATTCAAGTATGAGAACATGAGTGCCAATGAGCTTCCAACAGCCGTGGACTGGAGGACCAAGGGAGCCGTCACACCTATCAAGAACCAAGGCCAATGTG GTTGCTGCTGGGCATTCTCGGCTGTAGCCGCCATGGAGGGCATTGTCAAACTGAGCACCGGCAACCTCATCTCACTCTCCGAGCAAGAACTGGTAGATTGTGACATCCACAGCATGGACGAGGGCTGCGAGGGCGGCTGGATGGACAGTGCCTTTGAATTTGTCATCAAGAACGGAGGCCTCACATCCGAGTCCAGCTATCCATACAAGGCTGTGGATGGCAAGTGCAAGGGTGGATCCAAGAGCGCTGCAACCATCAAAGGTTACGAGGATGTGCCAGCCAACAACGAGGCTGCACTCATGAAGGCAGTGGCCAATCAACCCGTGTCCGTTGCCGTCGATGCAGGTGACAGAACGTTTCAGTTTTATTCCGGTGGTGTGATGACTGGCTCCTGCGGCACTGAACTTGACCATGGGATCGCTGCAATTGGGTATGGCGTGGAGAGTGATGGCACAAAGTATTGGCTTTTGAAGAACTCATGGGGCACCACATGGGGAGAGAAGGGATTCCTAAGAATGGAGAAGGACATTTCTGACAAACAGGGCATGTGTGGCCTTGCCATGAAGCCTTCCTACCCCACAGAGTAG
- the LOC120674441 gene encoding uncharacterized protein LOC120674441 codes for MAAGGRPWRVIPRPVLETVLHNHALRPRVPQPLLLHGPRGVGKSTLLLDRLLPRWSETPHATAFVDFLRPTPASPAAVPWSLLHPADLAPPTLPDLRRRLESALEGLARAAVLRGAVGSKDVLAALSRSNGLSTALSRLAGGPAARSSAGSVPARRSSATSVPALWSRAVLAAVRRDDATFRIGDGEATNCSMEERAYMQEALAALRVAKEALGMQEGWRKDAIREMNRTGRFSRSLANSATDWPCLLLDVLSGAAEEEFFQPKLVLNNVDVLRKATCEDETMVPAAMYHDSFIWRVIALGANEQCLPVILSTSDGYYSSQAFVDFGFPNIFISRETFGWTPQEAKLHMVSEFFSEQEWKVVDEVLGPNPRQLSEIYMLKQKVNSPEVFHDRNIEEVIDMYLAHLQVSVVNPAMEAALQMLQKFAADVHEGKVQENRLSFGAPWRHPPRDDNPDLSYKWAKIQLMDFVQSFVNTEFGVNYLADDSLEILDDPAAVAMMEVGLLYQQRDPSFMRPVTRGIQRCLARWLAQQRLQLNIQETIAFFWQRLIRGRSYRHLMKEVGYK; via the exons atggccgccggcggccggccgtggCGCGTGATCCCGCGGCCCGTCCTCGAGACCGTCCTCCACAACCACGCGCTCCGCCCGCGCGTGCCGCAGCCGCTGCTCCTCCACGGGCCCCGCGGCGTCGGCAAGTCCACGCTCCTCCTCGACCGGCTCCTCCCCCGGTGGTCGGAGACACCCCACGCCACCGCATTCGTCGACTTCCTCCGCCCCACGCCCGCCTCCCCCGCTGCGGTGCCGTGGTCCCTCCTCCACCCTGCCGacctggcgccgcccacgctgcccgacctccgccgccgcctcgagtcggcgctcgagggcctcgcccgcgccgccgtcctaCGAGGTGCCGTTGGGTCCAAGGACGTGCTGGCCGCGCTCTCCCGCTCCAACGGCCTCAGCACCGCGCTATCCCGCCTGGCCGGGGGCCCCGCCGCTCGCTCCTCAGCAGGCTCTGTGCCGGCTCGCCGCTCTTCGGCCACATCCGTGCCGGCGCTCTGGTCGAGGGCCGTGCTCGCCGCGGTGCGCAGGGACGACGCCACGTTCCGCATTGGTGACGGTGAGGCGACCAACTGCTCTATGGAGGAGAGGGCGTACATGCAGGAGGCCTTGGCGGCCCTGCGGGTGGCCAAGGAGGCTCTCGGGATGCAGGAGGGGTGGAGGAAGGATGCAATTAGGGAGATGAATAGAACCGGTCGATTCTCGCGCTCACTGGCCAATTCAGCCACTGACTGGCCATGCCTATTGCTGGATGTTCTGTCCGGTGCGGCAGAGGAGGAATTCTTTCAG CCGAAACTGGTGCTAAACAATGTGGATGTTCTGAGGAAGGCAACTTGTGAGGACGAGACAATGGTGCCAGCAGCAATGTACCATGATAGCTTTATTTGGAGGGTGATCGCACTTGGTGCCAATGAACAGTGCTTGCCGGTCATTTTATCGACTTCAGATGG CTACTATTCTTCTCAAGCATTCGTTGATTTCGGTTTCCCTAATATATTTATTTCTCGTGAG ACATTTGGTTGGACACCGCAAGAAGCTAAGCTGCATATGGTTTCGGAATTCTTCAGTGAACAGGAG TGGAAAGTTGTAGATGAGGTTCTTGGGCCGAACCCGCGACAATTATCTGAGATATATATGCTGAAGCAAAAAGTGAATAGCCCAGA GGTTTTTCATGACAGGAATATTGAGGAAGTTATTGATATGTACCTGGCACACTTGCAA GTCTCCGTCGTGAATCCAGCAATGGAGGCAGCATTACAAATGTTGCAGAAGTTTGCCGCAGATGTCCATGAGGGCAAAGTACAAGAGAACAGATTGTCTTTTGGTGCACCTTGGAGACATCCACCTCGGGATGACAATCCTGACTTGTCCTATAAGTGGGCAAAGATTCAGCTAATGGATTTTGTCCAGTCCTTTGTAAACACTGAGTTTGGG GTGAACTACCTTGCAGATGACAGCTTGGAAATATTGGATGATCCTGCTGCTGTTGCCATGATGGAG GTTGGTTTACTTTATCAACAAAGAGATCCATCCTTTATGCGACCAGTCACTCGTGGGATTCAGCGTTGTCTTGCCAGATG GCTTGCTCAGCAGAGATTACAGTTGAACATTCAAGAAACAATAGCATTCTTTTGGCAACGTTTGATACGAGGACGAAGCTACCGTCACTTGATGAAAGAAGTTGGGTACAAGTAA
- the LOC120674472 gene encoding WAT1-related protein At5g64700-like, with translation MTKTDREPLHRPAHALLTRTRPLLSPHRLCAELDLDVVMDAASKKAYVIAIVLQVIYTGFSVLSKAALDHGMSIVVFNFYRQATGSLLLLPAALLFQRKNVTSMPLMLLLKLFLCALFGNTLSLNMYNVSLKLTSATLVAAAGNAVPAVTLCMALLLRMEVVNLRSSSGIAKVSGAALCLAGVLIMAFYAGPGLSPVSHHRAFTAHARGSGAHASTSKAAWILGTFLMVINNIAWSLNAVWQARILKEFPNRMLVAVSLCVFSALQTLVIAAVAERDFSRWKLRLDVSLVAIAYNGFLVTGVSYYLQAWCVEMKGPVFFAAWLPLYSVFTMLCSSFFLGEIVHLGSILGGILLIGGLYSVLWGKSKESEFASCSDTNTIDGAQDEQPEHNKPDADEAAKSAAASGLV, from the exons ATGACAAAGACCGACCGAGAGCCTCTCCACAGGCCGGCTCACGCACTACTCACTCGCACCCGGCCCTTACTCTCACCACACAGACTCTGCGCTGAGCTTGATCTCGACGTGGTAATGGATGCGGCAAGCAAGAAGGCCTACGTGATTGCGATAGTTCTGCAGGTGATCTACACAGGGTTCTCCGTGCTATCCAAGGCCGCCTTGGACCACGGCATGAGCATCGTCGTCTTCAACTTCTACCGCCAGGCGACCGGCTCCCTTCTCCTGctccccgccgccctcctcttCCAAAG GAAAAATGTGACGTCGATGCCGTTGATGTTGCTGCTGAAGCTCTTCTTGTGTGCCTTATTCGG GAATACATTAAGCTTGAATATGTACAATGTTAGCCTGAAGCTCACGTCTGCAACCCTGGTGGCAGCAGCAGGCAACGCCGTGCCTGCAGTCACCCTCTGCATGGCCTTGCTACTCAG GATGGAGGTGGTGAACCTGAGGAGCTCCTCTGGCATCGCCAAGGTCAGCGGCGCAGCGCTCTGCCTCGCCGGCGTCTTGATCATGGCCTTCTACGCGGGGCCAGGGCTGAGCCCTGTCAGCCACCACCGTGCCTTCACCGCCCATGCTCGGGGCTCGGGCGCCCATGCGAGTACCTCAAAGGCGGCGTGGATCCTAGGGACGTTCCTCATGGTCATCAATAACATAGCGTGGTCCCTAAACGCCGTCTGGCAG GCTAGAATCCTCAAGGAGTTCCCTAACAGGATGCTTGTGGCTGTCTCACTCTGCGTGTTCAGCGCACTGCAGACGTTGGTCATCGCGGCAGTGGCCGAGAGGGACTTCTCTAGGTGGAAGCTCCGGCTGGATGTCAGCTTGGTCGCCATCGCCTACAAT GGTTTTCTGGTGACTGGAGTGTCGTACTACCTGCAAGCGTGGTGTGTGGAGATGAAGGGCCCCGTCTTCTTCGCAGCCTGGCTCCCGCTCTACTCCGTCTTCACAATGCTTTGTTCCTCCTTCTTTCTGGGAGAGATTGTTCACCTCGGCAG TATTTTGGGTGGGATCCTGCTGATTGGAGGACTTTACAGCGTGTTGTGGGGTAAAAGCAAGGAGAGTGAGTTTGCATCGTGCAGCGACACGAATACGATCGATGGTGCACAAGATGAGCAGCCGGAGCACAACAAACCTGAcgcagatgaggcagcaaaaTCAGCAGCAGCGAGTGGACTAGTCTGA